From a single Candidatus Bipolaricaulota bacterium genomic region:
- a CDS encoding indolepyruvate oxidoreductase subunit beta has translation MRREIVLAGVGGQGLLTLAAVISRAALDQGLFVKQSEVHGMSQRGGAVESHVRISDRKIHSPVIPKGRADLILAMEPMEGLRHLEYLAPEGAMVANSVPVKNIPNYPDEEEILAEIRSLPRHLLLDAVTIAREIGSLRSANIVLLGAGAEFIGLPEGALVRAIEELFGNRKELAEVNLEAFRRGRAAR, from the coding sequence ATGAGGCGGGAGATCGTCCTCGCCGGGGTCGGAGGGCAGGGGCTACTCACCCTCGCTGCGGTGATCAGCCGCGCCGCCCTCGACCAGGGGCTGTTCGTCAAGCAGTCCGAGGTGCACGGGATGTCGCAGCGGGGAGGGGCGGTGGAGTCGCACGTGCGCATCTCCGACCGGAAGATCCATTCCCCGGTCATCCCCAAGGGGAGGGCCGACCTGATCCTGGCGATGGAGCCGATGGAGGGACTGCGCCATCTGGAGTACCTCGCTCCGGAAGGGGCGATGGTGGCCAACTCGGTCCCGGTGAAGAACATCCCCAACTACCCGGACGAAGAGGAAATCCTGGCGGAGATCCGCTCCCTCCCGCGCCACCTCCTGCTCGATGCCGTGACGATCGCACGGGAGATCGGATCGCTCCGGAGTGCGAACATCGTCCTCCTCGGGGCGGGAGCGGAGTTCATCGGCCTTCCGGAGGGGGCGCTCGTCCGGGCGATCGAGGAGCTGTTCGGGAACAGGAAGGAACTGGCCGAGGTGAACCTGGAGGCGTTCCGCCGCGGCCGCGCCGCCCGCTAG
- a CDS encoding indolepyruvate ferredoxin oxidoreductase, producing the protein MERMFLLGDEAVAQGALDSGISGAYAYPGTPSTEILEYVQRIAPASIHSRWSTNEKTALEAALGMSYAGKRALVSMKHVGLNVAADPFINAAISGANGGLLVAVADDPSMHSSQNEQDSRFYADFAGVPCLEPSDPQEAYDIVGYGFELSERYRIPVLVRLVTRLAHSRAPVERKKAREENGLRLPEDSRRFVLLPANARRNYSRLVELQDAFTAASEESRFNRLFPGADRTLGIIAAGLGYAYVRELYPDELPHPLLKISQYPLPREAVKELMESCDEVVVIEDGYPFIESRLRGLFGNPRVHGRLDGRLPRIGELTPEAVAAALGIEIKPAFAPGDLVAPRPPALCPGCPHADTFRALKEALGDRGRVFSDIGCYTLAALPPYEAVDTCIEMGASIGMAKGAADAGLHPAVAVIGDSTFTHSGITGLLDCVQEGTPVTVVILDNLTVAMTGGQPSQATDRLESICRGLGVDPDHIRVITPIGPRHEENVQVLREEIDHPGVSVVIARRECVQTAARRARRRAK; encoded by the coding sequence ATGGAGCGGATGTTCCTCCTCGGGGACGAGGCGGTGGCACAGGGGGCGCTCGACAGTGGGATCTCGGGGGCGTACGCCTATCCCGGGACCCCATCGACGGAGATCCTGGAGTACGTCCAGAGGATCGCGCCGGCATCGATCCACTCCCGCTGGTCGACCAACGAGAAGACCGCGCTCGAGGCGGCACTCGGGATGAGCTACGCCGGGAAGCGGGCGCTGGTGAGCATGAAGCACGTCGGGTTGAACGTCGCCGCCGATCCGTTCATCAACGCCGCGATCTCCGGGGCGAACGGTGGTCTTCTTGTCGCCGTCGCCGACGATCCGTCGATGCACTCCTCGCAGAACGAACAGGATTCCCGGTTCTACGCCGACTTCGCCGGGGTGCCGTGCCTCGAGCCGTCCGACCCGCAGGAGGCGTACGACATAGTCGGCTACGGGTTCGAGCTGTCGGAGAGGTATCGCATCCCGGTCCTCGTCCGGCTGGTGACCCGCCTCGCCCACTCCCGCGCTCCGGTGGAGCGGAAGAAAGCGCGGGAGGAGAATGGACTCCGGCTTCCGGAGGACTCGCGCCGGTTCGTGCTCCTCCCGGCGAACGCGCGGCGGAACTACTCCCGGCTCGTCGAGCTGCAGGACGCCTTCACTGCCGCAAGTGAAGAGAGCCGGTTCAACCGACTGTTCCCTGGGGCCGACCGCACCCTCGGGATCATCGCCGCCGGGCTCGGGTACGCCTACGTGCGCGAGCTCTACCCGGACGAGTTGCCGCATCCCCTCCTCAAGATCTCCCAGTATCCGCTCCCGCGGGAAGCAGTGAAGGAGCTCATGGAATCGTGCGACGAGGTGGTGGTGATCGAGGACGGATACCCGTTCATCGAGTCGCGCCTGCGCGGGCTGTTCGGGAATCCGCGCGTGCACGGGCGGCTCGACGGGAGACTGCCCCGCATCGGGGAGCTCACCCCGGAGGCGGTGGCCGCGGCGCTCGGGATCGAGATAAAACCCGCGTTCGCGCCGGGAGATCTCGTCGCCCCACGCCCGCCTGCCCTGTGCCCGGGCTGCCCCCACGCCGACACGTTCCGCGCACTGAAGGAGGCACTCGGCGACCGCGGGCGGGTCTTCTCCGACATCGGATGCTACACCCTCGCCGCCCTCCCGCCGTACGAGGCGGTCGACACCTGCATCGAGATGGGAGCGTCGATCGGGATGGCCAAGGGGGCGGCCGATGCCGGGCTGCATCCGGCGGTGGCGGTGATCGGGGATTCGACCTTCACCCACTCCGGGATCACCGGGCTTCTCGATTGCGTTCAGGAGGGAACCCCGGTGACGGTCGTCATCCTCGATAATCTGACGGTGGCGATGACCGGAGGGCAGCCGTCGCAGGCGACGGACCGGCTGGAGTCGATCTGCCGCGGGCTCGGGGTCGATCCGGATCACATCCGGGTGATCACCCCGATCGGGCCACGGCATGAGGAGAACGTGCAGGTGTTGCGGGAGGAGATCGATCACCCGGGGGTATCGGTCGTGATCGCGCGGCGGGAGTGCGTCCAGACCGCAGCGCGGCGGGCGCGAAGGAGGGCGAAATGA
- a CDS encoding elongation factor G produces MGQARNISLLGHSGSGKTTLATSLLKKGGIKDQIAFDSSQEEKERGYSIDLGFGAYTYKGTTFTLIDTPGGDEFIEEMVKAVPVADLNLIVINGEKGVEVVTERAWELTGAAGRPTAVLINHLDKGIDFDKVLGELREHFEGGKFLVLQIPIIEGGKFVGVVDVLAGKAIYFGDKGKKDVPDALSAALEEHRGYLVEEISSIDDELMMKFLEEEEISTAELASTLSQGIAAGSLIPVFSASGLEEKGIDLLMDAFLNMVPAPAVDPSAPPRAVVFNLATDPYLGRLTYVRVLEGTIKEGSHLVELKGGNKVEIRDIYSFEGTKQKRVPAAEAGEIVAIGKLDNIELGVTLAASPDAEPFPMPAFPKPIFSRAIVPKSQADVEKMSSALKELGGTKATIRVERDPVTKELILWGMGDVHLSVFIERLKNRYNVSLETKQPEIPYKETIRKKATAKYRHKKQTGGRGQFGEVVLRIEPLPRGEGFKFVDEIKGAAIPGQYIPGVEKGVIEAMEEGNLAKYPVTDVLVAVFDGSFHPVDSSELAFKLAARNAFRAAYDQANPCLLEPIMALEVKVPEDFTGDIVSDLNGRRGRILGMEPAGGRTTVIKAEVPLAELQSYALDLKSLTQARGTFQMEFLKYQTVPANIQEKIVARAQKEGE; encoded by the coding sequence ATGGGGCAAGCGAGGAACATCAGCCTGCTGGGGCATTCCGGCTCCGGCAAAACCACCCTCGCCACTTCGCTGCTGAAGAAAGGCGGAATAAAGGATCAGATTGCGTTTGATTCCTCCCAGGAGGAGAAGGAACGGGGCTACTCCATCGACCTCGGGTTCGGGGCGTACACCTACAAGGGGACTACCTTCACCCTCATCGACACCCCGGGCGGGGACGAGTTCATCGAGGAGATGGTCAAGGCGGTCCCGGTCGCTGATCTGAACCTGATCGTGATAAACGGCGAGAAGGGAGTGGAGGTCGTCACCGAGCGGGCGTGGGAGCTCACCGGCGCGGCCGGTCGCCCGACCGCCGTTTTGATCAACCACCTGGACAAGGGGATCGACTTCGACAAGGTCCTTGGAGAGCTGCGCGAGCACTTCGAGGGCGGAAAGTTCCTCGTCCTCCAGATTCCGATCATCGAGGGCGGGAAGTTCGTCGGAGTGGTCGACGTCCTCGCCGGAAAGGCGATCTACTTTGGCGACAAGGGGAAGAAGGACGTCCCGGATGCCCTCTCCGCCGCCCTGGAGGAGCATCGCGGCTACCTGGTGGAGGAGATCTCCTCGATCGATGACGAGCTGATGATGAAGTTCCTCGAGGAGGAGGAGATCAGTACCGCTGAGCTTGCTTCCACCCTCAGCCAGGGGATCGCCGCCGGGTCGCTCATCCCGGTCTTCTCCGCCTCCGGGCTGGAGGAGAAGGGGATCGACCTGTTGATGGATGCGTTCCTGAACATGGTCCCTGCTCCTGCCGTCGACCCGAGCGCCCCGCCCCGGGCGGTGGTGTTCAACCTCGCCACCGACCCCTACCTCGGCCGGCTCACCTACGTGCGGGTCCTCGAGGGAACGATCAAGGAGGGATCCCACCTCGTCGAGCTCAAGGGCGGGAACAAGGTGGAGATCCGTGACATCTATTCGTTCGAAGGGACGAAGCAGAAGCGCGTCCCCGCGGCCGAGGCCGGCGAGATCGTGGCGATCGGGAAGCTTGATAACATCGAGCTCGGCGTCACCCTGGCCGCAAGCCCGGACGCGGAGCCGTTCCCGATGCCGGCGTTCCCCAAGCCGATCTTCTCGCGGGCGATCGTCCCCAAGAGCCAGGCCGACGTGGAGAAGATGAGCAGCGCGTTGAAAGAGCTGGGTGGAACCAAGGCGACGATCCGCGTCGAGCGCGACCCAGTCACCAAGGAGCTGATCCTGTGGGGGATGGGGGACGTCCACCTCTCCGTGTTCATCGAGCGGCTGAAGAATCGGTACAACGTGTCGCTGGAGACGAAGCAGCCGGAGATCCCGTACAAGGAGACGATCCGCAAGAAGGCGACCGCCAAGTACCGCCACAAGAAGCAGACCGGCGGCCGCGGACAGTTCGGTGAGGTCGTGTTGCGGATCGAGCCGCTTCCGCGGGGAGAGGGATTTAAGTTCGTCGACGAGATCAAGGGCGCGGCGATCCCGGGTCAGTACATCCCCGGGGTGGAGAAGGGAGTGATCGAGGCGATGGAGGAGGGGAACCTCGCGAAGTACCCGGTCACCGACGTTCTCGTGGCGGTGTTCGACGGGAGCTTCCACCCGGTCGACTCCTCCGAGCTTGCGTTCAAGCTCGCCGCGCGGAACGCGTTCCGTGCCGCCTACGATCAGGCGAACCCGTGCCTCCTCGAGCCGATCATGGCCCTTGAGGTTAAGGTTCCGGAGGACTTCACTGGAGACATCGTCAGCGATCTGAACGGGCGTCGCGGGCGGATCCTCGGGATGGAGCCCGCCGGAGGGCGGACCACGGTGATCAAGGCCGAGGTCCCACTCGCCGAGCTGCAGAGCTACGCCCTCGACCTCAAGTCGCTCACCCAAGCGCGGGGGACGTTCCAGATGGAGTTCCTCAAGTACCAGACTGTGCCGGCCAATATCCAGGAGAAGATCGTGGCCCGAGCGCAGAAGGAAGGCGAATGA